The following DNA comes from Winogradskyella sp. PG-2.
GAAAACAATTATTGATAAAACATATCATTTAGATAGTATTATCAGTGCTCATACATATCTTGAAACAGACCGTAAAGTAGGTAACATCGTTATCATAAATCAATAAGGATTCATCAATCAAAAATAGAACAGTGTATGTTTTTTAAATCAAAAGAAGGAAAGGAAAAGATATTAAAGCTTTATAATCAAAAGCTTAACCAACTCAATATAGAATATTACGAAAAACTATTAGAAACAAAGTTCGGTGCTACTAATATTATAATTACTGGAGAAACAAAACAGCCACCATTATTACTTATTCATGGTACAGGAGGTTGTGCACCATTAATTTTAGAATCATTCCCAGATTTATCATCTAAATACTGTGTTTATGCCATTGATGTACTTGCTCAACCTAACAAGAGCGGAGAACAAAGGTTAGATATGAAATCTCTTGATTATGGTGAGTGGTTGTTGGAAGTCGTCATAAAATTAAGATTAAAGGACGTCACTTTAGTTGGGTTTTCCTTTGGCGGATTAATTAGTTTAAAGGCGCTCGAATTTAGTGAAATACCTATAAAGGAAGTCTTCTTAATAGCACCTGTTTATATTGTAAACGGTAACCCAATCCTAGGGCTAATGAAGATGTTTCTACCTTTAAAAAAATTCATCAAAACCAATAATCAAAACTATATTAAAAAAGTAATGAATGTACTTTTTACTGAATATGATAATTTTGCTTTACAATTTATGAGTAATACTTTTAAGTATTGCAATATGGATTTTTCACCTTTACCTGTAATCTCAAAAAGAAATGCTCAAAATATAGAAACTCCAATTACAATTTTCGCAGTACAAAAAGATATCATGTTTCCTGGTAGAAGAATGATTAAAAGAGCACGGTCAATATTTCCATCATTAAAGGAAGCGGTTTTATTAAAACAATCGAAACATGTGCCTAATTTAAAAAATTTCAAAATAATTGAAAGTACAATCATAAATGTAATAAGATGACTATAAAAAAACTTGCTTAAGTTAACTGTAGTTATTAAAGATATGTCACGAATAGTCATTTCATATAACCTCCAAAACATTTCAAAATAATGACAAGGATTTTAACCTTACTTACGTCAATTTCATCCCTTTTATATAGCTGTTCAGGTGAGGCACAAATTTATCCAGATAAAGACTGGACAACTAACCAAGACCCTTCGGAAACAGGCTGGGAAGATTGGGAGCGTTCTAATTTTAACCGATATATAATTGATAGTACTAATATTACTGGATTGGTTATTATTCATAAAGGGGAAATTGTACTAGAGTATGGAGATCTAGAGGAAAATAGCTACATAGCATCTTGTAGAAAAAGTGTATTAGCAATGCTCTACGGTAAATATGTGGAAAATGGTCAGATTGATTTAGATAAAACAC
Coding sequences within:
- a CDS encoding alpha/beta hydrolase yields the protein MFFKSKEGKEKILKLYNQKLNQLNIEYYEKLLETKFGATNIIITGETKQPPLLLIHGTGGCAPLILESFPDLSSKYCVYAIDVLAQPNKSGEQRLDMKSLDYGEWLLEVVIKLRLKDVTLVGFSFGGLISLKALEFSEIPIKEVFLIAPVYIVNGNPILGLMKMFLPLKKFIKTNNQNYIKKVMNVLFTEYDNFALQFMSNTFKYCNMDFSPLPVISKRNAQNIETPITIFAVQKDIMFPGRRMIKRARSIFPSLKEAVLLKQSKHVPNLKNFKIIESTIINVIR